A region of the Anaerobiospirillum thomasii genome:
CCTTCTTAATATATCCAATAGGATTCTCCCTCTCGCCGTCTTTATAGGCTACAACACGGGAGAAAGAGCAGTTACCAATATCTGTAAAGAGTCTATCCTTGTCGGTTATATCTACCATGTCTATATCAGTTCTTGCTGTCATCACTGTCTTGACAGGCAGTGAGGATAACTGTAGCACGCGCGAGACCATTTCCTTTTCCTGGAAATTAAAAACCGAGGCATCAGTCTTTGAGACAATGGCCTCTTTAAAGGTCTGCACCTGATTTAAATTGGAGCCTAAAAGACGTAGCACCAGATTGGCGGCCACCTCGCGGTTCTGCATAGATACAGCAGTGCCAGATCCTAACTTCAAAGTATTTTTTCTTGCCACCTGATTGAAAACTTCAATAAGAATGGAAAAGCCAATGGCAGCATATAAATAACCCTTTGGCACATGAAAGTGCAGAGCCTCGACAATAAGACTAAAGCCAATTAGCAACAAAAAGCCCAGGCAGAGAATAACCACTGTAGGATGATGGCTTACAAATTCTGTAATAGCCTTGGAGGCTAAAGTCATCACGCCCATGGCAATTACAACTGCAAACATCATGATAAAGACATGATCAATCATACCTACAGCTGTAATAATGGCATCGAGCGAGAATACGGCATCAAGCACCATAATCTGTATAACTACAAGACCAAAGGCATTACCTGCTGCCTTGGTGGCCGAGAGCTCCTCATCAAAGCCCTCAAGCTTGGCATGCAGCTCATGTGTGGCCTTATAGAGCAGGAAGATACCACCAACAAACATCACCAGATCGCGCCCCGAGACACCAAATTCACTTATATGAAATAAAGGCACCGTCATCGAGACAATATAGGAGATGAAGGTCAAAAGAATAAGTCTTATCACCAGCGCACCGCCAAGACCTATATAACGGGCCTTGTTGCGCTGCGACGGTGGCAGTTTGGCAGAGAGAATAGCAATAAAGACCAGATTGTCTATACCAAGTACAATTTCAATGACTACAAGGGTCAGTAAACCAAGCCATGCAGTCGGATCTGAGATCCAGGCCATGTCAAACATAACCTGATGAGCAACAACGGCACTATCCATGGTAAATCACATCGCTTGTAGAAAGATTAATAAAAAGGGGGGATTTTATAAATAAACCGCACGGGCTATTACTACTGTCTGTTGACACTTTTTTCTATCTTAATATTGCTTATGCCTTATGGCAGTAGTATGAATATACACTAAATTTATGCGTTTTTAAATAGTAAAAAGCGCCACATTTATGTATTTAAATCGCAAATTAACCATTCTATTATCCAAAAATATGATGAAAGTTTTATGTTATCTGAAAAAAGACAGATGCTTTAAAAGTAGATACTTTATACGGGATAATATTTAAAAAGCTGCCATGAACAGCAGCTTTTTACTATTTATAAGATTTAAAGGCAGATTAAAATCTGTCTTTGTATTTTCTATGACCAGTCGCGGCCGCGCCTTGCAATTATTTTTTTGCCGCCATGGCTGCTGTCCCTGCGCATAGTACGTGACTCATTTTTTTCTGAATAATGACGGCTTTGAGAGTCTTTGTGCTTATAGGAGCTGCTATCAGATCTTTGCGATCTTACAACTTTAAAATTAAGGCCCCCATCTTTGCTGCCATATGAGCCAGAACGTCTCTCATCGTGACGGGATGAGCCCCTATCCATTCTATAGCCGTCTTGTTTGCCTTTGCCTGCTGATGAGCGTCTTAGACTAAAGGAGCTTTCATAAGAGTCTGCATCTTTGGCAAAACGTACAGAGCGTCTGTCATCCGATCTGCCATAGGTTCTCTTTTTATCATCACGTCCTCTTGAGCGCAGTGCATCTTTGGCATCAGAGCGTCTGAGTGCTCTATCATCTGATCTTAAATCTCTTGCAGCTCTGCCTTTAGGTCGGGCAGCGGCCGATCCCATCTTAGGACCTTTTTTGTGCTGAGATTTTAAAGCAAGAGGAGTTCTTGCAATCTGAGAGTCAGATAGTGACTTAAGCCCTGAGAGGGCTCGTATATTATTAATCTCAGAGAGGGTAAGCTCACGGTACTGACCTGTCTTTAAAGTCTCATCAAGCGCAAGTCCTGCATATTTGATACGAATCAGACGGCTAACCTTAAGACCCACGCCTTCCCACAGACGTCTTACCTCACGGTTTCTGCCCTCTTTGAGGCTGACATGATACCAGGCATTGCGGCCATCACCGCCCTGAAAGGACACTTTATCAAACTTGGCCATGCCATCTTTTAATTTTACGCCAGTTAGCAAAGCTGAAATCTGCTCATCACTTACATCACCATAGATACGGGCCGCATACACACGCTCAATGGCATTTTTAGGATGCATAAGCGCATTGGCAAGCTCACCGTCTGTGGTAAAGAGCAGAAGACCTGAGGTATTTAAATCAAGACGACCCACATAGATCCAGCGTCCTGTATCTGGCTTTGGAATATGATCAAACACTGTAGGACGGCCTTCAGGATCGCTTATAGTGGTAAGCTCGCCCTCTGGCTTGTAATACATCAGAACTCTGCACTTTGGATTTGAAGATAAAGGTGTAGCAACAACTCTTCCATCTATTTTTACAGTAATGTCATCTTCAACTCTTTCGCCTACTGTAGCAACTTTACCGTTTACTTCAACTCTGCCCTGGGCAATTAATGCGTCTAATTCTCGACGTGATCCTACTCCCAGCCTAGCCAGGACCTTCTGCAGTTTTTCGGTCACTTTTCACCTTTATTTTAAAAATTCCTATATAGACCCTAAATACTAAGAGCATATATACAATTATGACAAATTTGCTATATTATACCTTTAAAATCACTGTTTAGATAAATAAAAAGTCTTAAGTGTTAAGGAGAATTTCATGTCAGAGGCAGGTCCATCACAATCTGATATAAACATTTCTTTTACCATTTTAGGTGAGAATTTTTCCGTACGCTGTCGTAAAGATCAAGAAGAGGCACTTGAAAGTGCCATTCAGAAAGTTCAGGATCTGTGTGCAAAAATACTAAGAGACAATCCCAATCTGACCCCGCAGCAGGGTGCCATACTCTGTGCCCTTGAGGCTCAGTCAAAACTTATGGCCATAGCACAGGGCCACACTCCCTTTGCCATGCAGGCTCAATCTACACTAAATCGTGTCTATGGCAATTTAAATGAAATAAGCCGCTGTATTGAAAAAATACATAACAGATAATTTTACATATAAGTTTTATTAAGATTAGTAACTATCAATGTCAGATTTTATCAAAGACCAAAGAGCACAGCTGCGCTCTTTAATGAAACAAAAGCGTCACGAGCTTGATACATACAGTCTTTACTCAAGCTCATCTGTAATATTCAACACCATAGCCTCCCACCCTTTTTTATCACAAAAAAGGATTATAGGCTCCTATAGCTCCTTTAAAAATGAAATTGATATGCAAAATATCAATGCCCATCTAAAGGCTTTAGGGCATGAAGTCTATCTGCCTGTAATTAACAGCAAGATTAAAGGTCATATGGATTTTTACAGCTATGATGAGCATAACCTTGTTGTAAACAGCTTTGGTATAAAAGAGCCTGCTGCGCTTACACAGAATAAGGCAGATACAGCAAAACTTGAGATTTTGCTTGTACCTATGCTGGCCTTTGATTTAAAGGGCAACCGTCTTGGTATGGGCGGCGGCTATTATGACAGAATGTTAAAGCGTGTCTCATCTGACTGTCTTGTCATAGGTATTGCCCATGAATTTCAAAAGCTTCAGTATATTCCGGTGCAAAGCTGGGATATGCCACTTGATGAGGCTATAACAGAAAAAGAGCATTATATTTTTATAAAAAAATACTGATGCCTGATATATATCAGATGTAAAAAGACCTGCTATAAGCAGGCCATTTTGTGTAAGCTCTTTAGTCAAAAGAAAAACCCTGACCTTTAAAATACTCAATAATTGGATTTAGTGAAGGCTTTGCTGCTGTATTGCCAAGCATTGCAGAGCAGGCACTGCTCCAGTCAATTGAGCGTCTATTGTACTTTCTGTTTTCATAATATTCTCTTAAAGTGGCATTATACTCATCAATACCCTCTTTGGTGACTACATCTTTATAGGTGTTCTCAAAGATAAGATAGTCAAGAGGTAGACGAGGTTTCTGCTGCTCAAGATAATTGACATCTGGCACACCAAGGATAAGACCTAAACATGGGGCCACACCAAAAGGCAGATTTAGCATCTTTGAGATCTCAACAATACCTGGCTTGAAGCCGCCTATAATGGTACCGCCAAGACCCATGCTCTCAGCTGCTGTCAGTACATTCTGACAGGTAAGTGAGGTATCATTCATGCCTGAGTAGAAAAATCTGAATGGAAAAGGAGCTTTAAGCTCATTTTGCTGCATAAGCAGTGTCAGATCGATACAGAACATCCAGAACTCGGCGCATCTGGCAATATGCTCCTGATCGCCAGAGAGCTCAGCTATGCGCTCAAGTTTTTCCCTATCAGTAATTCTTATAACTCTTACAGTCTGGAAAAAGCAGGAGCTTGAAGTTCTTGCCACAACCTCTGAAAGAGTTTTAACCTGCTCATCTGTAAGGCTCTGACCTGTAAAGTTGCGTACTGACTGATGATTTAAAATAGTTTCAACAGCATTCATATTAAATCCCTATGGCAGCCTGTAGCTGCTGTTTACAACATTAAAACACTGACCTTTAAAGGACAAGAGCGCATCTAAAAGACAGATAGCAAGCATGGCCTCGGCAATTGGCACAGCTCTTATACCAACACATGGATCATGACGTCCTTTAGTTACAATGGATATGGCTCTGCCTTCCTTGTCAATGGAGCGTCCTGGCACTAATATGCTTGATGTTGGCTTTAAAGCCATGCGCACACAAATATCCTGCCCTGTACTGATACCGCCTAAAATGCCACCCTGATGATTGGAGATAAAGCCCTCTGGGGTTATCTCATCACGCGCCAGGCTGCCCTCCATGGAGGCTAGAGCAAAGCCATCGCCTATCTCCACGCCCTTTACAGCATTGATACTCATCATGGCATGAGCAATGGTGGCATCAAGACGATCAAATACAGGCTCACCAAGGCCCTGCGGCACATTTCTGGCCACAAGCTCAACTACGGCTCCGCATGAGTCATGACGTGCCATTAAATCATCAAAATAAGTCTCAAGCTGCCCTATACACTGCGCATCTGCAAAGTTAAAGGCATTTTGTGCAGCATAGTTAAAATCAATGCTTTGAGCCTTTACTGGACCTATGGCTGTCACAGCACCCTGTATAGTTACATCAAAAAGATCGGAGAGTACCTTTTTGGCAATGGCGCCTGCTGCCACACGCATAGCAGTTTCACGGGCCGAGGCTCTGCCGCCGCCTCTGTAGTCGCGTATGCCGTATTTGGTCTCATAGGTATAATCAGCATGCCCTGGGCGAAATGAATTTTTAATCTCGCCATAATCCTGACTGCGCTGTGAGGTATTTTCAATAATAAGACCTATAGGCGTACCTGTGGTTCTGCCCTCAAACACACCAGAGACAATGCGAACCTGATCTGGCTCATTGCGTGGCGTGCCATATTGAGTAGAGCCTGGACGACGTCTGTTGAGATCCTTTTGTATAAGATCCTCACTAATCTCAATTAAAGGCGGTGTACCGTCAACTATGGCCATTAAAGCCTTACCATGACTCTCACCGCAGGTTGTAACCTTAAAATTGGTACCAAATGTATTTCCTGCCACTTTTATACCCCTGCCTTAAAGACATCGGCATAGGCCTTTAGCTGATCACAGGTTAGAACAAAGACTCCGCAGCCTCCCTTTTTAAGATCGATAAAGTGGAATGGCACCTGAGGGAAGGCTTTGATTAAATGCACCTCGGAATTACCAACCTCCATAACTAAAATACCATCGTCTGTAAGATAGTCAGCTGCCCTTGCAAGAATGATTCTGGCACAGTCAAGACCGTCATCACCAGAGCCTAAGGCAAGAGACGGCTCCTGATGATACTCAGGTGGCATAGACTCAAGATCCTCAAGATCAACATAAGGAGGATTGGCCACAATAAGATCGTACTTATCGCCTTCTGGCAGATTTTCAAACAGATCGCTCTGAATAGGAGTTACTACGCTCTCAAGCTCATAGCCTTCAATATTAAGGCGGCAGACATCAAGTGCCTCCTCGCTCAAATCCACAGCATCAACCTCACACTCGCCGTTAAAGTGCAGAGCAATGGCAATAGCTATACAGCCAGAGCCTGTGCACATATCTAAAACTCGCTCAGGAATTCTGTCAACATATGGATCAAAGCCGCTTTCTATGAGCTCGGCAATTGGCGATCTTGGCACAATAACGCGTCTGTCGACATAAAATTCATGATTACAGAAAAAGGCGCGGTGAGTCAGATATGGAGTTGGCACGCGTGAGAAAATACGGCACTGTACAATCTTGGCAATAAGTTCACGCTCCTTTAGCGTTAAAGCTGAGCTTAAAGTGCTCTCATCACATGGCGGCTGCAGATGCATCACAGCCTGCACAATCTCTAAAGCCTCATCCCAGTAGCTCTCGGTACCATGGCCTACATAAATCTGATGGGATGAAAAGCACGATACTATATAACGTACAGCATCCTGTACTGTCATCAGTTCTTCACACAAAGCCTTGTAAATCTCATCACCTGCAGGTGGGGTATCAAGACTTTCATAAATTTCTGCTATAGCAGTATCTAAGAGGGCATCACTCATATTTTTTACATCATCTAAAATTTAAAAAGGCACTTTATTGTAGCTTAAAGTGCCTTTTATTTCATGCTCAAATGGATAATCACTGTTTTTGTGCCTGCAGCAGTGCATTAATTTCCCTGGCTACCTGCTTTAATGTCAGCTCCTGGCTTTTTTCAACAATGACTCTGCCAAACTCAAATCTAAACGTACCTATACCCTGAATAGTAAAGACGCCAGAGAAAAAAGCTCTGACATGTTTTGCTATATGCACAGGTGAATAGAATTTGAAATGTCGCATGCGCTAATCTCCATCTGTGTGGTACACACTATAATAATAGTCTTAAGATCGGCCCATTTAAAGCTTTGTCATGCAACAAATTATCAAAATTCAGGCTAAATTATAAATGTGCGATCTAGGTGTATATAATTTCACTGCTTGGGCTTAAAAATGACACGAGATGTGCTTTATCATGCTCTATTTTTACAATTAATGCCGAGGCTGTAACAAAAGGCGGAAAATTACTGTTTTTTAAAAGCTCGCAGGCTAAATTTTCAACCTGAGGTATATGTGAAACCAAAAGCACAGTATCATCTGCTTGGCTTATGGCCATAATATAATCAATTACCGCAGATGCATTGCCAGATGGGGTCAGATCTTTGAGCTCTTCAAATGGCACATCATTATGTATATGTTCTAGTACTATTTTTGCAGTATCAAAGGCTCTGGTTTTAGGTGAGGTTACAATACGGTTTATATCATAGACAGAGGTAAGCTTGAGCGCTGTGGAGTGAGCCTCGTCAATGCCTTCAGGAGTGAGTATTCTGTCGGCGCCCAAAAAGGTGGCGGCCCCATGACGCATTATAATTATGTGCATAAAACTCTCCGTGCTCATCTTTTGTTAACATATAATCTAAAGGCATTTCTATATTAGCAAGTACACACAATATTTACAACAGAACATTCAACTGTGCTTTAATCAGCTTACTCAATTTTAGACTCTTCATGCATACATTTGCTTTATAACTTTAGCCTCCATTTTATCCATACATTTGTATTTATCATACACAAAGGCTTTATAACATACACTAATCCCACTTAACTCGTAGACATTACATGTGCTTATTAAATATGATGCTGATTTTTGTATATATTTTTTATAGATATTAGTTTTTTTATACACCTAAAGACCAAAAGTGCCTGAAAATATCATAATTTTAATATGTTATTCAGTGTAAATTAAGCTTTGTCTATTTTTATAAAAGAGCATATTATTTATTAGTAATAATTAAAGTTTGCACTTTTAATAAATATATAATATTATTATTTTATTATATTATTTTACGTATTAGATATTATAGAGGAAGATGTCATGCCAATGTCACTTAGGGCCTTGAAAAATGCCCGTAATCTGCAGGCTGCCCTGCGAGGTGCCACAATAGAGGATATTGATTCTATTATTGCCAAGCTACAGGAAATTCGCAGTGTAATTGAAGAGGCTGAGCTTGAGGAATCAATAAAAGAGGCAGAGCGCAAGGAGAAATTAGAGCAGGCTCTTGAGTATTTACAGGTTAACAATATTAGTGTTGATGATCTTGTAGCTTCAAAGTCATTAAACAAGCATCAGAAATTAAAGTTCAAACCTAAATATAAATATACTGATCTTGACGGTGTTGAGAGAACCTGGACCGGTCAGGGCAAGTTGCCTACCCATCTGCGCAACCTGCTTGAGCAGACAGGCAAGAGCAAAGAAGATTTCCGTATTGATGATTAATTGATAAATCAATCTGCCATTTTATGAATAAAGCCTTGTATAAGGCTTTATTCATTTTTATACCTAAATTTTAACCAGCCTTTTGAATCTGTTGATTAATCTCAGTTAATGCCTGTACAGGATCTAAAGCCTTGGTTATAGGCCTGCCAATAACCAGATAATCAGATCCGGCCTCAATAGCCTGTGCTGGTGTCATAATGCGGCTCTGATCGCCAATATCACTGCCTGCAGGGCGAATACCAGGTGTTACAATTAAAAAGTCATCACCGCAGCTTCGACGTATGATTGAACTCTCCTGTGCTGAGGCCACTACACCATCAAGACCGCTGTTTTTTGCAAGAGCTGCAAGTCTTAACACCTGCTCTTTTGGACTTATATCGATGCCAATCTCTTTAAGGCCTGCCTCATCCATGGAGGTAAGTACAGTAACGCCAATGATTTTAGTAGCACTGTTGTTGGCCTTAAGAGCCCTAGCTGCCATCTCCATCATCACAGAGCCTCCTGTGGTATGTACATCTACAAGCCATACACCAAGATCAGATGCTGCCTCACAGGCCTTTAACACTGTATTTGGAATATCATGAAACTTTAAGTCTAAAAATACACGAAAATTTCTTTTGACAAGCTCTTTGACAAAGTCAGGTCCTGCAATGGTAAAGAGCTCCTTGCCTACCTTTAAATTACACAGTGAGCTGTCAATTTTATCCACAAAATTAAAAGCATCAGCGGCACTTGCATAGTCAAGAGCCACAATAACCTTAGGATCTATCATATTTACCTCAATTAAAGATTAGTCACCGGCAAGACCGCGTATGGCCTTTAAGGTATTCCAGCGTCTGCATGAAGGGCACTGCCAGAACAGCATTTTTGACTCAAAGCCGCAGCGGCAGCAGCTGTACTGAGCAGATGATGCAATCTGAGCATCCACAAGACTTTTTAGCTGCAAAATGGCATCATTGGCACTAGCATCAAGCTCTTTAGAGCGCAGACGCATCAGTGCTGAAAACAGTTTTAAATTAGGTCTGTCCTTTATATAGGAGGTTAACAGAAGCTTGGCATCATGCACAGAGCCTGTAAGCTCAATAACCTCAACAAGCTCAACAATGGCAGCCGATGACAACGTACGGCGAACCAGATCCTCAAGCTCTATTCTGTATTTTAAATCAGCCTTGTTGGTGTAGATTTTCTGCAAAATTTCAAGACAGACAAGCCCTGCATCATGATCAATACTGCTTATCTGACGCTGCAGCTCAAGAGCCTTTACAAAATCTTTGGCTCTTATGTAGCGCAGTGATAAAAGATAACGGGCTCTGATTGAATCTTTATCAACATCTATAGCTCTTTGCAGCGAGGCTAAAGCCTTGTCATCCTCACCTGAGGCCTCCTCACTCTCTGCTCTCTGGCAGTAGAAGTTTGAAAGCTTGCGTATGACAATGTCGCCAAGATCGTTCTGATAATCAAGAGCTGCCTTTATGGCTCGGTTATAGTCATGCTCATATTCATACAGTGTTACTAAAAGCGAGGCTGCATTGCGTCTCTGGCGAGGAATATCAACTAAAGCTGTAAGTATGATTTCAGCTCTGTCCAAAAGTCCGGCACTTAAAAAATCGCGGGCCAGCTCCAGCTTTGCAATTTCAATCTGTGCGCTTTCATATTCAGTATTTAAAGATAAGGATTCATGCACAGAGATGGCCTTGTCCACCTCTCCGCGCTGACGAAACAGATTGCCAAGCGCCAGCGAGGTTTCAAAGCTTGGATCTGACTCATTAAGATAGGCAATAAATTTATCTACTGCCCTGTCCTTGTCATTGTTTAAAAGATACTCCACACCTCTTAGGTAAGTGACATTCTTTTTGCTCTGCACTTCCTGACGTTGTGAGCTGACTGATGAGCGGCCCATGTAATAACCATAGGCTGCCGCAATAGGTAGTAATAAAAACAGTAATTCGAACATTAACCGCTCACAGAGGAGATTAGTCAGCGCCCTTGGCGTTCTGCTCGGTCTTTAACTGCTTATGCTCGCTTTTCTTGTAACGCTTGAACTCACTCTTTACCTGATGAGCATTGCGCCATACTCTAAGGCAGAAAAGTAAGGAGGCGTAAATACCTAGAAGTATACCAACACCAATACCTACAGCAAATACTGCAGATACTGACAGATCGGTCTTTAAAAACAGAAAATCAAATGAAACTACAGTGCCGTTGGCTGAGCCTACAGCCAGGCCCCAGAAGAAAACAACAGCAAAAATAACTATATAAAGAGAAAACTTAAGCATAAAAAACCTCGGATTCAATAAACCTATAATAGCATTTTTAATACTTATTAGGTATAAAGAAGTATTTAATCTTCAACTAAATCCTTGTCTTTTAATGAGTTTACCTTTTCTTTAAGATCAACTCCAGGTTTAAAATGCACCACTCGTCTCTCTCCTACTTCAACCTTTTGACCTGTCTTTGGATTGTGAGCCACGCGCGGAGCTCTGACTCTGACTTCAAAGCTGCCAAAACCTCTAATTTCAATTCTCTGAGAGGAGGCCAGAGATTTGATCATCTGCTCAAACAGCTCTCTGACGACATCATCAACCAGGGCAGGTGGCAGTTCTGAGTATTTAGCTACTAAAGTGTTTATTAAATCGGCACGAGTCATAAGGCATTCCTTTACGCAGCTTTAATAGCTGTAGTGAGCTATAAAAACTATATAGACCAGATGTTTTTTTTAAATATATCGGATATTTTATATCACATATGCAATTTAAAAAAAGCATTTAAATCAAAGATTTTTAAAAATTTAGCATTATATTGACAAACTGTGAGGGATATTAGATTTTGTTTTATAAACACATAATTTATAAGACAAAAATGCCTTTTTTGGGTTTTATATTCATTGTATAAAGTAACTTTACAAATAATAATTATTTTAAACCGTTATGGATAACTGTTATCTAAAAGCTAAGCTTTTATTATCATTTGAAAAGCAGGAGGGGTAATAATGATTTTATATAGTACAGATAGCAGACAGGCGCCTTATGGCGCCTGTCCTGTAATAAGTGCTACATCAGAAAGCTCTTATTCGCCTTTACGGGCAGCCTCGAAAGCTGCAGCCATAGCTGACTGAGCCTCAGTGCCCTTTGACTGCTCTTTTAAGCTCTCTAAAGCCTCTTTCTCCTCAGCCTCATCCTTGGCACGAATTGAAAGGCTGATGTTACGGGTCTTGCGATCAACGTTGATAAGCTTAGCCTCAACCTCGTCACCTACCTTGAGCACAGTGCTGGCATCCTCAACACGCTCACGTGAAGCGTCCTGAGCACGGATATAGCCAGTTACACCCTCTGCTAAGGTGATGGTGGCGCCGCGGGCGTCAACAGACTCAACTACACCCTTGACCAGAGCACCCTTCTGATTGGTTGAAAGGTAATCACTGAACGGATCTTCTGAGATCTGCTTTAAGCCTAATGAAATGCGCTCACGCTCTGGGTCTACCTGCAGAACGATAGCAGTGATTTCATCGCCCTTCTTGAAGTCGCGAACGGCTTCTTCGCCAGGCTGCTGCCATGAAATGTCTGACAGGTGAACTAAACCGTCGATACCGCCATCTAAGCCGATGAAGATACCAAAGTCAGTGATTGACTTGATCTTGCCGGTTACCTTCTCGCCCTTTGAGTGTGACTCTGCAAACTCAAGCCATGGATTTGGCTTGCACTGCTTGAGGCCTAAAGAAATACGACGACGCTCCTCGTCAATCTCAAGAACCTTAACAGTTACGCTGTCACCTACTGATACAACCTTAGATGGGTGGATGTTCTTGTTGGTCCAATCCATCTCAGATACGTGTACCAGACCCTCAACACCTTCCTGGATCTCAACAAAGCAGCCATAATCGGTAAGATTGGTTACCTTGCCTTCGATGTTGGTGCCAACTGGGAAGCGGGTGGCGATATTGGCCCATGGATCCTCACCAAGCTGCTTTAAGCCTAATGATACGCGCTGACGCTCACGGTCAAACTTTAAGACTTTAACATCGATCTCGTCACCTACAGTTACGATCTCGCTTGGGTGCTTGACGCGCTTCCAGGCCATATCGGTAATGTGGAGAAGACCATCAACACCACCAAGATCAACGAATGCACCATAGTCAGTAAGGTTCTTAACGATACCCTTGACTTCCTGACCTTCCTGCAGAGTGGCCAGTACTGACTCGCGCTCTGTTGAGTTCTCTGACTCAATAACAGCACGACGTGATACAACTACGTTGTTGCGCTTCTGGTCAAGTTTGATTACCTTAAACTGAAGCTCTTTACCCTCAAGGTGAGTTGTCTCGCGAACAGGACGAACGTCAACAAGTGAACCTGGCAGGAAGGCGCGGATGCCGCCTAACTGAACAGTAAAGCCACCCTTGACTTTGCCGTCGATAAGACCCATAACTGGATCGCTGTTCTTAAAGGCCTCTTCAAGCTTGGCCCAGGCTTCGTTGCGCTTGGCTTTGTCACGTGACAGGATGGTCTCGCCATCACCTGACTCGAACTGATCTAAGGCAACATCTACTTCATCGCCGACTTTAACTTCAATCTGGCCCTGAGCATCAAGGAACTGATCTACAGGAATTGAAGCCTCT
Encoded here:
- a CDS encoding TerC family protein → MDSAVVAHQVMFDMAWISDPTAWLGLLTLVVIEIVLGIDNLVFIAILSAKLPPSQRNKARYIGLGGALVIRLILLTFISYIVSMTVPLFHISEFGVSGRDLVMFVGGIFLLYKATHELHAKLEGFDEELSATKAAGNAFGLVVIQIMVLDAVFSLDAIITAVGMIDHVFIMMFAVVIAMGVMTLASKAITEFVSHHPTVVILCLGFLLLIGFSLIVEALHFHVPKGYLYAAIGFSILIEVFNQVARKNTLKLGSGTAVSMQNREVAANLVLRLLGSNLNQVQTFKEAIVSKTDASVFNFQEKEMVSRVLQLSSLPVKTVMTARTDIDMVDITDKDRLFTDIGNCSFSRVVAYKDGERENPIGYIKKADLLSLDLKDRSIELDSYIREPLYLPETVNVLKALEEFRKSKKSFAFIVDEFGNFEGIATLHDIMEEMAGELPDQAEVPELVKLSPAVFKIEGDAILKDVARLTGFIVPQSDIYHTIAGFILDYLQRLPVEGEKIALPKWEIDILKVDGMTIESVKLINLTALNKENKK
- the rluB gene encoding 23S rRNA pseudouridine(2605) synthase RluB, which produces MTEKLQKVLARLGVGSRRELDALIAQGRVEVNGKVATVGERVEDDITVKIDGRVVATPLSSNPKCRVLMYYKPEGELTTISDPEGRPTVFDHIPKPDTGRWIYVGRLDLNTSGLLLFTTDGELANALMHPKNAIERVYAARIYGDVSDEQISALLTGVKLKDGMAKFDKVSFQGGDGRNAWYHVSLKEGRNREVRRLWEGVGLKVSRLIRIKYAGLALDETLKTGQYRELTLSEINNIRALSGLKSLSDSQIARTPLALKSQHKKGPKMGSAAARPKGRAARDLRSDDRALRRSDAKDALRSRGRDDKKRTYGRSDDRRSVRFAKDADSYESSFSLRRSSAGKGKQDGYRMDRGSSRHDERRSGSYGSKDGGLNFKVVRSQRSDSSSYKHKDSQSRHYSEKNESRTMRRDSSHGGKKIIARRGRDWS
- a CDS encoding cell division protein ZapA, which codes for MSEAGPSQSDINISFTILGENFSVRCRKDQEEALESAIQKVQDLCAKILRDNPNLTPQQGAILCALEAQSKLMAIAQGHTPFAMQAQSTLNRVYGNLNEISRCIEKIHNR
- a CDS encoding 5-formyltetrahydrofolate cyclo-ligase encodes the protein MSDFIKDQRAQLRSLMKQKRHELDTYSLYSSSSVIFNTIASHPFLSQKRIIGSYSSFKNEIDMQNINAHLKALGHEVYLPVINSKIKGHMDFYSYDEHNLVVNSFGIKEPAALTQNKADTAKLEILLVPMLAFDLKGNRLGMGGGYYDRMLKRVSSDCLVIGIAHEFQKLQYIPVQSWDMPLDEAITEKEHYIFIKKY
- a CDS encoding nitroreductase family protein: MNAVETILNHQSVRNFTGQSLTDEQVKTLSEVVARTSSSCFFQTVRVIRITDREKLERIAELSGDQEHIARCAEFWMFCIDLTLLMQQNELKAPFPFRFFYSGMNDTSLTCQNVLTAAESMGLGGTIIGGFKPGIVEISKMLNLPFGVAPCLGLILGVPDVNYLEQQKPRLPLDYLIFENTYKDVVTKEGIDEYNATLREYYENRKYNRRSIDWSSACSAMLGNTAAKPSLNPIIEYFKGQGFSFD
- the aroC gene encoding chorismate synthase, producing MAGNTFGTNFKVTTCGESHGKALMAIVDGTPPLIEISEDLIQKDLNRRRPGSTQYGTPRNEPDQVRIVSGVFEGRTTGTPIGLIIENTSQRSQDYGEIKNSFRPGHADYTYETKYGIRDYRGGGRASARETAMRVAAGAIAKKVLSDLFDVTIQGAVTAIGPVKAQSIDFNYAAQNAFNFADAQCIGQLETYFDDLMARHDSCGAVVELVARNVPQGLGEPVFDRLDATIAHAMMSINAVKGVEIGDGFALASMEGSLARDEITPEGFISNHQGGILGGISTGQDICVRMALKPTSSILVPGRSIDKEGRAISIVTKGRHDPCVGIRAVPIAEAMLAICLLDALLSFKGQCFNVVNSSYRLP
- the prmB gene encoding 50S ribosomal protein L3 N(5)-glutamine methyltransferase, with the translated sequence MTVQDAVRYIVSCFSSHQIYVGHGTESYWDEALEIVQAVMHLQPPCDESTLSSALTLKERELIAKIVQCRIFSRVPTPYLTHRAFFCNHEFYVDRRVIVPRSPIAELIESGFDPYVDRIPERVLDMCTGSGCIAIAIALHFNGECEVDAVDLSEEALDVCRLNIEGYELESVVTPIQSDLFENLPEGDKYDLIVANPPYVDLEDLESMPPEYHQEPSLALGSGDDGLDCARIILARAADYLTDDGILVMEVGNSEVHLIKAFPQVPFHFIDLKKGGCGVFVLTCDQLKAYADVFKAGV
- a CDS encoding DUF1107 family protein — protein: MRHFKFYSPVHIAKHVRAFFSGVFTIQGIGTFRFEFGRVIVEKSQELTLKQVAREINALLQAQKQ
- the sixA gene encoding phosphohistidine phosphatase SixA, whose protein sequence is MHIIIMRHGAATFLGADRILTPEGIDEAHSTALKLTSVYDINRIVTSPKTRAFDTAKIVLEHIHNDVPFEELKDLTPSGNASAVIDYIMAISQADDTVLLVSHIPQVENLACELLKNSNFPPFVTASALIVKIEHDKAHLVSFLSPSSEIIYT